In Gossypium arboreum isolate Shixiya-1 chromosome 5, ASM2569848v2, whole genome shotgun sequence, a single genomic region encodes these proteins:
- the LOC108453859 gene encoding B3 domain-containing transcription factor LEC2-like, which yields MENSYMPFLPTTSTATNTILRQPNMGCSQNSELSIYEPMNSKNFSSKPITTAPNSQFHHPTQFMAPYQSLQLPYRHPIEQTDHSLAYPFFLGQNGIEFGSIIASNGVQHGSCFMQRDGVSKAEERRMLDPYGSKAARIKRKLARQRSLSLQRNASSGATALVDKRRLNSSGADNDVNINNDTKRDLYMFCTPDNKRLRVLLRKELKNSDVGSLGRIVLPKREAELNLPTLCDKEGIQVVLKDVYSHQSWPLKYKFWSNNKSRMYVLENTADFVKQNGLGIGDFLTLYEDEGKNLYFSVIKVERVAAAEPSNNQPYDSQNNYMDMPFTGPLRDEEETCLELLIEQLKHTEHEESNDLMTLAMDATYSHGPPAADQSQHFVSDANVELTATELQTSSTSLRGKARSVDEIQINFDDCYSGLDMLPDVNLYNFLL from the exons ATGGAGAACTCTTACATGCCTTTTCTCCCCACCACCTCCACAGCCACCAATACCATCCTGAGGCAACCAAACATGGGTTGTTCTCAGAATTCAGAGCTTTCAATCTATGAACCAATGAATTCCAAAAACTTCAGTTCCAAACCCATAACAACAGCACCAAACTCTCAATTCCATCATCCAACACAGTTTATGGCACCTTACCAAAGCCTGCAACTCCCATACAGACATCCCATAGAGCAGACTGATCATTCTTTAGCGTATCCTTTCTTTCTGGGGCAGAATGGAATTGAATTTGGTTCGATTATCGCTAGTAATGGGGTGCAACACGGATCATGTTTCATGCAAAGAGACGGGGTTTCGAAGGCAGAAGAGAGAAGGATGCTGGATCCTTACGGATCAAAGGCTGCAAGGATTAAGAGAAAGCTGGCCCGCCAAAGAAGCCTTAGTTTGCAAAGAAATGCTTCTTCAGGGGCTACAGCTCTGGTGGATAAAAGGAGACTGAACAGCTCTGGTGCTGACAATGATGTGAATATCAACAACGATACCAAAAGGGATCTATACATGTTCTGCACGCCAGATAACAAG AGACTGAGAGTGTTGCTGAGGAAAGAGCTAAAGAACAGTGATGTCGGGTCCCTTGGGAGAATTGTCCTTCCAAAG AGAGAGGCGGAGCTAAATCTTCCAACCCTTTGTGATAAAGAAGGCATCCAAGTAGTGCTAAAAGACGTATACTCTCACCAATCATGGCCCCTCAAATACAA GTTCTGGTCTAATAATAAGAGTAGAATGTATGTGCTTGAAAACACAG CGGATTTTGTGAAGCAAAATGGACTGGGAATTGGAGATTTCCTTACCCTTTACGAAGATGAAGGCAAAAATCTC TATTTCTCCGTAATAAAGGTGGAAAGGGTTGCTGCTGCAGAGCCTTCAAACAATCAACCCTATGATTCTCAAAACAACTATATGGACATGCCATTTACAGGCCCACTTAGAGATGAGGAAGAAACATGTTTAGAGTTACTTATAGAACAACTTAAACACACGGAACATGAAGAATCTAACGACCTTATGACTTTGGCCATGGATGCTACTTATTCGCATGGCCCGCCTGCTGCCGATCAATCCCAACATTTTGTATCCGATGCCAACGTAGAACTAACTGCAACCGAACTGCAAACCTCGTCGACATCGTTGCGTGGTAAAGCGAGAAGTGTAGATGAAATTCAGATCAACTTTGATGACTGCTATAGCGGTCTTGACATGCTACCTGATGTCAACCTTTACAATTTTTTACTTTGA